The Niabella beijingensis genomic interval AGCACGGATATGTTCCTGGAGGCGCTCGACAACGATTTTATAGATACCCTGCCGCCCAATTTCACCTGGCAGGAAGGTGAACGCAATATTCCCATTATCCTCTCCTCCGATTTTTTTGAGATCTACAACATCTTTGCACCGGGGCAGGGCCTGCCGCAGCTTTCAAAGGAAACCGCTATGGGCATTCCCGTACAGATCACCTGTTTCGGCAGGGATCAGTCTGTTACTTTTTCCGGTAAGATCGTTGCCTTCAGCGACCGGGTGAACTCGGTCCTTGTTCCCAAAAATTTTCTGCAATGGGCCAATAAAACCTTTTCCGGCAAGGACCGCCAGGAAGCAAGCCGGTTGTTCCTCAAATTAAAAGATGTGAATGATCCCGAGCTGATCCGGTACCTGGATGCGCAGCATTATGTCATCAGCCGCGATAAAACGCTGCTGGGGCGTAATAAGATCGTGCTGCAGGGAGTCTTCAGCGGACTGGGCATTTTCGGGTTACTGGTGGTAATCCTGGCACTGATGCTGTTCTCTTTTTATCTGCAACTGGTCATTGCCCGAAGCCGGCAACACCTGGAACTGCTGCTGGTGCTTGGTTATTCCCCTGCCTGGCTGGGAAAAAATGTGTCCAACCAGTTCGTCCCGGTCTATCTCTTTATTGTCCTTATCGCACTCGTCTGCACCCAGGTAATGCAATGGGCCTTTCATCAGTTTGTGATGTTCGGACGTCCGGAGCTTTCTTCCTTCGTCAACTGGATCGTGCTCCTGCTGGCGGCAGCATTGATCCTGATGGCTATTGTAACCAATGCGCGTCTTGTAAAAAAGTTGTTGTATCAGCTGGGATAAGGACGGTGCTGCTATCAAAAAAACCGACTCCGTGTTGATGTTGCACACCGGTAGTTACGGTTTCATTTCATTCATTTTTTTTCGACAACGCCCACCGTTTCGGGTCCGTGGGGCAGCTTGTCGCTCTTCTTTCCGAATTCGATGCGGTACACCTGGATCATTAATAAAAAGTACGACATAAACAGCGGGCCAAAGATCAGCCCCATGATGCCGAAGAGCTTAAGACCCAGGATCACACCAAAAACCGTTATCAGCGGATGAATGTCCCCGATTTTCTTAAGGATGGTAAACCGCAACACGTTATCGATACCGCCTACAATGATCAGGCTGTATAAGGTAAGGCCGATGCCGTTGCCTACATGTCCGGTTGCAAAAACAACAATACAGATAGGCACCCATACGATCATCGTGCCTACAGCGGGGATCATTGAAGCCGCACCGGTTATAAGTCCCCACATCACAAAATTACCCACTCCGAATATCCAGTATCCCAGCACCGCCACCAATCCCTGGCACAGGGCCAGGATCGGTATCCCCAGCGCATTGGAACGTACCATCATCTTTGTCTCTTCCCAAAGCGTTTGGGTGTTGTCATCGCTGAAAGGAATGAACAGGCGGATCCGTTTTTCCATTCCCCGCGCATTCACCTGCATAAAATAGAGGATAAACAGGGCGGTAAAAATGTTCACAAAGATTTCAGCCACTGAGTTAAGGATGCCCGGGAAATAAGCGGTCACTTTTCCAAGGGTGCGCATCAGGGACTCGTCAGAAAGGTTGATCCGGTTGAGCAGGGGCTTGCTGGCAATAAACGCTTTAACTGCATTGTATTTTTCCACGATCACCTGTTTATTGGCCAGCAGATTACTGATCTGCGGGATCATTACCTCTATGATCAGCCATAACGGCAGCGCGATCACCAGGAGTGTGCCAAACATCAGAAGAAAACTGGCCAGGGATTTTTTCCATTTCCGTTCTTCGGTAAGCCGGAAAAATGTTTTACGGAAAAGGATGTACAATGTAATGGCACCCAGGGCTCCGGGCGTAAAATACCGGAGGTTAAAAAAGATCATAAATCCCAGAAGGCCGATGAGCAGTATCAGTACAATTTGCCGTAGTATATTGTTGTCTATTTTCCTGTAGGTCATTTTATGTTTTTATAACTATAAAAATAGAGTATTTTCTGTTTATATACTCTTCTGCACTGATGGTCTTTTATCATTTAAATATTATATTTGTTCTGCCTATGACACCCGTCATCAAATGTTGTAAGCAGCATCGCGTTGTTGGAAAAAATCTATAATATCATTGAGTTCACACAGCGAAGTGTTTTCCTTACCGGCAAGGCCGGTACAGGAAAAACCACTTTCCTGAACCAGTTCGTCAGTAAAACATTAAAAAAGCATATTGTGGTGGCGCCTACCGGCATTGCAGCGATCAATGCAGGTGGGGTAACCATTCATTCGATGTTTGGTTTACCCCTTACTTCATTTGTGCCCACAACGGATGCAGTAGACCGGAATGAAGCTATTAATATACCGCAGCTGTTGCCCCATTTCAAGTACCGGAAAGAAAAGCTGGAGCTGTTAAGAGCGCTTGAAATACTGATCATCGATGAGGTATCAATGCTCCGGGCTGATGTACTGGATATGATCGATCTGGCTTTAAAAACAGCCCGGCGCTCTTCACTGGCCTTTGGCGGAGTGCAGTTGCTGCTGATCGGCGATCTGTATCAGCTGCCCCCGGTTGTAAAATCTGCCGCTGAAAAACTGCTGACGCCCTATTATGCCTCCCCGTATTTTTTTGAATCAAAGGCACTGAAAAGCACCCCTTTTGTTACGGTGGAACTTTCCACGGTATTCCGCCAA includes:
- a CDS encoding AI-2E family transporter is translated as MTYRKIDNNILRQIVLILLIGLLGFMIFFNLRYFTPGALGAITLYILFRKTFFRLTEERKWKKSLASFLLMFGTLLVIALPLWLIIEVMIPQISNLLANKQVIVEKYNAVKAFIASKPLLNRINLSDESLMRTLGKVTAYFPGILNSVAEIFVNIFTALFILYFMQVNARGMEKRIRLFIPFSDDNTQTLWEETKMMVRSNALGIPILALCQGLVAVLGYWIFGVGNFVMWGLITGAASMIPAVGTMIVWVPICIVVFATGHVGNGIGLTLYSLIIVGGIDNVLRFTILKKIGDIHPLITVFGVILGLKLFGIMGLIFGPLFMSYFLLMIQVYRIEFGKKSDKLPHGPETVGVVEKK